One genomic region from Salvelinus fontinalis isolate EN_2023a chromosome 18, ASM2944872v1, whole genome shotgun sequence encodes:
- the LOC129814897 gene encoding tubby-related protein 1-like codes for MIPTPLLRTLMPLQKETLRDVWTDDRSQSQDVSTPHTPKKKAESANPTTNGADAKPKKSKNKKSEELSGEESPAVQSGKKVKKKKPDEEKTEKEKVKGKEKDEPKKKTKSVPKKKKGSDTEEDDDEEETPQKKTKRKTTKEGSDKDGKEKKSKAKDDKEYDKKSMKDTKKKEPASLFCVNGDKDKSDSKSKKKAAKSDSDDSEPETKSSKSKSKKKENANPASMFAAGGDKDKDKGKDKDKDKKKKKAKASESDDSDSEAEKGTKKKKGKGKKKKEERPPSPDIEFDSLEEFVLQPAQQGVTVKCKMTRDKRGMDKGLYPTYYLHLDNEKKVFLLSGRKRKKSTTSNYLISIDPTDLSRGGENFIGKLRSNMMGTKFTVFDNALHPDRALPDMSNARQELAAIIYETNVLGIKGPRRLTVIIPGMGKDSERVPIRPRRDNSGLLMKFQNRKMDNLIELHNKTPTWNDDTASHVLNFNGRVTQASIKNFQIIHSKDEAYIVMQFGRVADDAFTLDYSYPMCAVQAFAIALSSFDGKITCE; via the exons ATGATTCCTACCCCTCTCCTCAGAACACTCATGCCTCTCCAGAAGGAAACCCTCAGAGACGTCTGGACAGACGACAG GTCTCAAAGTCAAGATGTGTCCACTCCACATACG CCAAAGAAGAAGGCAGAGTCAGCCAACCCAACGACCAATGGTGCCGATGCCAAGCCCAAGAAGAGCAAGAACAAGAAGAGCGAAGAGCTGTCTGGAGAAGAGAGTCCTGCTGTTCAAA GTGGAAAAAAGGTCAAGAAAAAGAAACCAGACGAAGaaaaaacagaaaaggaaaaagtgaaagggaaagagaaagacgagccaaagaagaaaacaaaaagtGTGCCAAAGAAAAAGAAAG GTTCAGATACAGAAGAAGATGATGACGAGGAAGAGACTCCACAAAAGAAGACAAAGAGAAAGACCACAAAAGAAGGTTCTGACAAAGATGGCAAGGAGAAGAAATCCAAAGCTAAAG ATGACAAAGAGTATGACAAAAAATCGATGAAAGACACCAAGAAAAAGGAACCGGCTTCTCTGTTCTGTGTAAATGGAGATAAGGATAAGTCAGACTCCAAGAGCAAGAAGAAAG CAGCCAAATCTGATAGTGATGACAGTGAACCAGAAACCAAGTCCAGCAAGTCAAAATCAAAAAAGAAGGAGAACGCCAACCCGGCATCCATGTTCGCAGCAGGGGGAGACAAGGACAAGGATAAGGGTAAAGACAAggacaaagacaagaagaagaagaaag CCAAAGCATCAGAGAGTGACGATTCTGACTCTGAGGCAGAAAAAGGGACAAAAAAGAAAAAGGGTAAAGGGAAGAAGAAGAAG gaggagaggcctccaTCCCCGGACATTGAGTTTGACAGCCTGGAGGAGTTTGTCCTGCAGCCAGCCCAGCAGGGGGTGACGGTCAAATGCAAGATGACCCGGGACAAGAGGGGCATGGACAAAGGCTTGTATCCCACATATTATCTCCACCTCGACAATGAAAAGAAG GTCTTTCTACTGTCTGGGAGAAAACGAAAGAAAAGCACAACCTCCAATTACCTTATCTCCATTGACCCCACAGACTTGTCTCGGGGTGGAGAAAATTTCATTGGAAAGTTGAG GTCCAATATGATGGGCACTAAGTTCACAGTGTTTGACAATGCTCTGCATCCAGACAGAGCTCTACCAGACATGTCCAATGCTCGCCAAGAACTAGCAGCCATCATTTAT GAAACGAATGTCTTGGGAATAAAGGGCCCCAGAAGGTTGACCGTCATCATCCCAGGGATGGGCAAGGACAGTGAACGGGTGCCCATCCGACCTCGCAGA GACAACAGCGGTTTGCTGATGAAGTTCCAGAACAGAAAGATGGACAATCTGATCGAACTCCACAACAAGACCCCCACGTGGAACGACGACACGGCGTCACATGTGCTGAACTTCAACGGCAGGGTCACACAGGCCTCCATCAAGAACTTTCAGATCATCCACAGCAAAGATG AGGCCTATATTGTGATGCAGTTTGGACGAGTAGCAGATGATGCCTTCACTCTGGACTATAGCTACCCCATGTGTGCGGTGCAGGCCTTTGCCATCGCTCTATCCAGCTTTGATGGCAAAATAACCTGCGAATAA